From Caldicellulosiruptoraceae bacterium PP1:
TATTGTAGAATCTTTAAGCCCTCTAATTTGAGCGAATCTAATGAAATCTTCTTCCATAACCTGTGAAGTATTACCTCTCATAGCAAGAGTCCATGCAGCTATTTGTGGTATTGCAGTTGCAAGTAAAGGCCCTATTGCATGATGTAAAACCTTTATTATGAAATTAATTGAAAAAGATGGTTCTACATCTATTGGATAAGCTCCACCCAATGGAATAATTTTTAACTGAACTGCACCTACAAACAATATTAAAACAGCTAAAACAAATGGAGGAATTGCTTGAATAATACTTGAAACTGCTGATATTACAATATCAATAATTTTCCCTCTTTTTTGAGCTGAAAAAGCACCTAAATAAATTCCAACAAAAAAACTTATAAATGTAGCTAACGATATAACAAACAATGTCCAGGGTAGAGCTTTTGCTATAATTTCATTCACACTTGCTTGATAGTATGTCGAATATCCAAAATTACCTTTAAGTAAATTTGTTGTGAATCTAATATATCTTGTAATTAATGATTCATTAGGATTAATACCCATCATTTGATGAGCAATTTCAAGTGCTTTGTCAATCTCCATATTTCTTTGTTGGGATATTGAAACAGCCAGGCCGTAAGCGGGGTCGCCTGGCATCTTGTTTACCATTATAAACACCCCGCTTAAGGCCAAAAGTAAAACCAAAGCAAGATAAACAACTTTATTTAATATATATTTCACTTTTTACCCTCCGGTTTTTGACTTATTTACTCTTTAACTTTCCTTCGGTAATTAAATAATTATATACTCTTTCAATTCCACCTGGTGCAAGTGACCAAATAGCATCAGTTTTAGATGGCCAACCAGTTATTCTTGATTCTGAATAATAAATTGGTAGTATTTTTTCAAATAGAGGAACAACTGGTAAATATTCATTTGTGATATACGCAAGTTTTTGAACAACTGCTATTGCTTTTTGTTGATTATTTGCAACATCTCTTAACTCTTCAGTTAAATCAAATGGAGATAATTTACCCCATGGTGTATCATATTTTACTTTTGCAGGGAATCCTGTAATATTAGCAACATCTGCTTGATATAGTCTTTGGTATCCTGTGTAAGGATTTGCATATCCCCACCAAGCTGAGCCAAATTCTATTGCACACTCATAGTCTCCGCCTTTCATAACTTGGTCTCTCATACCTTCTGGTATTAACTTCATTTCTACTTTGAAACCAAAGTTATTTAGTTGTTGAGTTAATTCTCTTGCTGCAAGAACCCAGTCATTATGTGGGCCATAAACTGAAAGTGTAAATTGAACTGGTTTGCCATTTGGATAGTACCACTGATTTCCTTTCTTTGTGTAACCAGCCTTTGTCAATATGCTTTCAGCTGTTTTTGCATTTGTTTTATATTGAGTCATCTTTTTTGTAGTATCAGCTGTAACCCAGCTACTTTCCATACTTCTTAAGATACCAGTAAAGTAATTGTCAGCATTGAATGCCTGCCATACAGATACATCTCTAACCTTTGCTTTATCTACTAAAAATGCTATTGCTTTTCTTAGGTTAATGTCTTTAAAAGTATCTTTTTTGAAGTTAAACACCAATGCTATCTCTGAAAGATCTGAAACTGTTTTTATCTTTAACTTTGGATTTAGAAGTTGTAATTGATCTACAACATCTTTTGGCATTGAAGGATGTGCTGCGTCTACCTCTCCTGAAATGAGTGATGCCCAAACAAATTCATTTGATGACCATCTTCTGAATACTATTCTTTTGATATTTGCTTTTGAAGCATTCCAATAATACTTGTTTAATGTTAAAACCATTTCTGATTGTGATATCTTTGTAGGCTCAAATGACCCAACAACAACCATCTTCTTTAACTGTTTGTATGGTTGAAAATCATTAATCTGTTTTCTCAAAGCATTTGATTTTGAATCATAATCTTTCTTTGTTTTATCATCAACAGTTTTGCCTGCTTGTTGTGTATAGAATATTTGTTTACCTAAATTAGCAACCTCTTGAGCCTGTTTTAACCATTTTGAATATATATGACTTGGTGCTAATGACCCCATTGCTGCATCTGTAAGAATAGTATGAACAAATGATTGAGGAGCATCCTTCCATAAGGTAAATTCAACTGTATTGTTATTTATAGCCTTAACTGTCTCAATCTCATATGGCCATTGCCACATTGCTTGGATAAATGCTATTGAAGATACAACGTCTTGAGCTGTAAATTGTTTACCGTCACTCCACTTAGCATTTTTTCTTAAAGTAATTGTAACTTTACCTTTTTCAATTTTCCATGATTCAGCAAGTCTTGGAATGTATTCACCTGTTTGTGGAATGTAATAAGAGAAAGGCTCAAAAGCAAACCACCAAGCTCCACCAACTGCCCCTGCTCCAAATGGATTGCCATGGAATGGATAAGGCCAATCTGTAGCAAGTTTAATCTCCGAAACCTTAGCAGTGGATGCAAATGCAACACCTAAACTTGAAAATAATAAGGACACAATTGCAATAACAACAACCAATCTTTTTGTAAATTTACTCACATTAACTCCCTCCAAAAAATAATTTTTTGTTT
This genomic window contains:
- a CDS encoding ABC transporter permease, whose amino-acid sequence is MKYILNKVVYLALVLLLALSGVFIMVNKMPGDPAYGLAVSISQQRNMEIDKALEIAHQMMGINPNESLITRYIRFTTNLLKGNFGYSTYYQASVNEIIAKALPWTLFVISLATFISFFVGIYLGAFSAQKRGKIIDIVISAVSSIIQAIPPFVLAVLILFVGAVQLKIIPLGGAYPIDVEPSFSINFIIKVLHHAIGPLLATAIPQIAAWTLAMRGNTSQVMEEDFIRFAQIRGLKDSTIANKYIKNNAMLPLVASLAITIGYMLGGHTLVEAIFNYPGIGFYFGKAIAFRDFGLLTGLFSLIVIGVIITTFIAELLYAMIDPRVRLK
- a CDS encoding ABC transporter substrate-binding protein produces the protein MSLLFSSLGVAFASTAKVSEIKLATDWPYPFHGNPFGAGAVGGAWWFAFEPFSYYIPQTGEYIPRLAESWKIEKGKVTITLRKNAKWSDGKQFTAQDVVSSIAFIQAMWQWPYEIETVKAINNNTVEFTLWKDAPQSFVHTILTDAAMGSLAPSHIYSKWLKQAQEVANLGKQIFYTQQAGKTVDDKTKKDYDSKSNALRKQINDFQPYKQLKKMVVVGSFEPTKISQSEMVLTLNKYYWNASKANIKRIVFRRWSSNEFVWASLISGEVDAAHPSMPKDVVDQLQLLNPKLKIKTVSDLSEIALVFNFKKDTFKDINLRKAIAFLVDKAKVRDVSVWQAFNADNYFTGILRSMESSWVTADTTKKMTQYKTNAKTAESILTKAGYTKKGNQWYYPNGKPVQFTLSVYGPHNDWVLAARELTQQLNNFGFKVEMKLIPEGMRDQVMKGGDYECAIEFGSAWWGYANPYTGYQRLYQADVANITGFPAKVKYDTPWGKLSPFDLTEELRDVANNQQKAIAVVQKLAYITNEYLPVVPLFEKILPIYYSESRITGWPSKTDAIWSLAPGGIERVYNYLITEGKLKSK